A genome region from Hevea brasiliensis isolate MT/VB/25A 57/8 chromosome 9, ASM3005281v1, whole genome shotgun sequence includes the following:
- the LOC110649441 gene encoding uncharacterized protein LOC110649441 isoform X10: MQYWEFEIVHERSKKMSSDTAKENASVVDSSVTEWKHDMGNFDDPESPIYKGDEDIYPHRAEKAGHDNDRMGNSSLNKKGRLYNTRYFIIKSLNHHNIQLSVEKGIWATQVMNEPILEEAFHNSDKVILIFSVNMSGFFQGYAQMMSAVGWRRDNIWSKGCGKINPWGCSFKVKWLRLNDLPFQKTLHLKNPLNDFKLVKISRDCQELPEDVGEALCGLIDGESDIDGMLKRDELPLKRPYIVPICSLGDGEYNMPSLHMPWTYEEYLEVHSRSVKQLNLSMQCYFKSLHLMFCSLGSRTISNN; the protein is encoded by the exons ATGCAATATTGGGAATTTGAAATTGTACATGA GAGGTCAAAAAAGATGTCTTCTGATACTGCGAAAGAAAATGCATCTGTAGTTGACTCCTCAGTAACTGAATGGAAACATGACATGGGCAATTTTGATGATCCAG AGAGTCCAATCTACAAAGGTGATGAGGATATTTATCCTCATAGGGCTGAAAAAGCAGGTCATGATAATGATCGGATGGGAAATTCATCTCTAAACAAAAAGGGTCGATTGTATAATACAAGATATTTCATCATTAAGAGTTTGAACCATCATAATATTCAACTCTCAGTTGAGAAAGGAATATGGGCTACTCAAGTCATGAATGAACCAATTTTGGAAGAGGCCTTTCAT AATTCTGATAAAGTCATTCTAATATTTAGTGTCAACATGAGTGGTTTCTTCCAAGGTTATGCCCAAATGATGTCTGCTGTTGGGTGGAGGCGTGACAACATCTGGAGCAAAGGATGTGGTAAAATTAATCCTTGGGGCTGCAGCTTTAAGGTTAAATGGCTGCGGTTAAATGACTTGCCTTTCCAAAAGACACTTCATCTCAAGAATCCATTGAATGACTTCAAACTTGTTAAAATTAGTAGAGACTGCCAG GAATTACCGGAAGATGTAGGAGAAGCTCTTTGTGGGCTGATTGATGGGGAGAGTGATATTGATGGCATGCTGAAAag GGATGAGCTTCCTTTGAAAAGGCCTTATATAGTACCTATATGTTCACTAGGGGATGGAGAATATAATATGCCTTCGCTACACATGCCATGG ACATATGAAGAGTACCTGGAAGTGCATAGCAGAAGCGTCAAACAATTAAATCTGTCT ATGCAGTGCTATTTCAAATCTCTCCACCTCATGTTCTGTTCTCTTG GTAGCCGGACCATCTCTAACAATTAA
- the LOC110649441 gene encoding uncharacterized protein LOC110649441 isoform X1, whose protein sequence is MQYWEFEIVHERSKKMSSDTAKENASVVDSSVTEWKHDMGNFDDPESPIYKGDEDIYPHRAEKAGHDNDRMGNSSLNKKGRLYNTRYFIIKSLNHHNIQLSVEKGIWATQVMNEPILEEAFHNSDKVILIFSVNMSGFFQGYAQMMSAVGWRRDNIWSKGCGKINPWGCSFKVKWLRLNDLPFQKTLHLKNPLNDFKLVKISRDCQELPEDVGEALCGLIDGESDIDGMLKRDELPLKRPYIVPICSLGDGEYNMPSLHMPWVRTSMPYHSFLYQHHAEASRFHLAHQGSSGVNMPLPSGASKMSRMKHSQLNGILANLQLKGDVHCQNDAWALSAESPLASTLTEDDFLEMTYEEYLEVHSRSVKQLNLSMQCYFKSLHLMFCSLGSRTISNN, encoded by the exons ATGCAATATTGGGAATTTGAAATTGTACATGA GAGGTCAAAAAAGATGTCTTCTGATACTGCGAAAGAAAATGCATCTGTAGTTGACTCCTCAGTAACTGAATGGAAACATGACATGGGCAATTTTGATGATCCAG AGAGTCCAATCTACAAAGGTGATGAGGATATTTATCCTCATAGGGCTGAAAAAGCAGGTCATGATAATGATCGGATGGGAAATTCATCTCTAAACAAAAAGGGTCGATTGTATAATACAAGATATTTCATCATTAAGAGTTTGAACCATCATAATATTCAACTCTCAGTTGAGAAAGGAATATGGGCTACTCAAGTCATGAATGAACCAATTTTGGAAGAGGCCTTTCAT AATTCTGATAAAGTCATTCTAATATTTAGTGTCAACATGAGTGGTTTCTTCCAAGGTTATGCCCAAATGATGTCTGCTGTTGGGTGGAGGCGTGACAACATCTGGAGCAAAGGATGTGGTAAAATTAATCCTTGGGGCTGCAGCTTTAAGGTTAAATGGCTGCGGTTAAATGACTTGCCTTTCCAAAAGACACTTCATCTCAAGAATCCATTGAATGACTTCAAACTTGTTAAAATTAGTAGAGACTGCCAG GAATTACCGGAAGATGTAGGAGAAGCTCTTTGTGGGCTGATTGATGGGGAGAGTGATATTGATGGCATGCTGAAAag GGATGAGCTTCCTTTGAAAAGGCCTTATATAGTACCTATATGTTCACTAGGGGATGGAGAATATAATATGCCTTCGCTACACATGCCATGGGTTAGGACATCTATGCCTTATCATTCCTTTCTCTACCAACATCATGCCGAAGCAAGTAGATTTCATTTGGCTCATCAGGGATCTAGTGGTGTTAATATGCCTCTTCCATCTGGTGCATCAAAAATGTCAAGGATGAAACATTCTCAACTTAATGGAATTCTTgcaaatttacaattaaagggTGATGTGCATTGTCAAAATGATGCTTGGGCCTTGTCAGCAGAAAGTCCTCTGGCTAGTACTCTGACTGAAGATGATTTTCTTGAAATG ACATATGAAGAGTACCTGGAAGTGCATAGCAGAAGCGTCAAACAATTAAATCTGTCT ATGCAGTGCTATTTCAAATCTCTCCACCTCATGTTCTGTTCTCTTG GTAGCCGGACCATCTCTAACAATTAA